The genomic interval gttattcaaacaattatgGAAACAACTTATACAAACATAATTGTTCTTATATTAGTAAAGTACTCTTTTTATTTCGAATTAATTGTTTGTTCATGTTCAAATTCTTTGATATTTTACATGGAAATTCATCACAAATTAATAGCTAGAAATGAAAGAATCTCTATTGCTAGGAAGGGGGGACCTCAAATTTAATGCTGCTTGATTGATTCACATTTGATCATAGTGGTATAAATGACATGGAACAGCAAATATTAAATGAGAGTTCCAAAGGGGACCATGAATACGAACCATTACTGCACCTCACATTTCTCATCTGCTCAAAGAGAAACCAGTTCTTACTTTTTTTACCAATGTACTATATTTAAACTCTTCAATTCAGGTTCTAGTTCTGacccttttcctttccttctctTTAAATGTGACATAAATGACAAGTCCAGACTATTTAGGACAAGAATTGATTGGGTTGGTTATTTACGTTTTACTTGAAAAGATTGGccattctttttatttgaaagAGGAGAAATTTGATAAGTTTAGTATTGAATCAAATGTTTTAGTACGATTTATTGATATTAAAGTAATACAGTACGTGCTTGaagatatttattttatttttttaatgagaatAAATTAccttattaaataattaattttgataaatatatagtaataataatgTTATTAAGAAATAaccattatatatatatcattgaCAGGCTGAGAAATTCATGAAAGGCTAAAGGAAAGCTGCTCACAATTTGCATAAAATTTTCCCTCACAATGGATTACTTATGAAAGTATGAAGATTTACAATATGAGCATGCACTGCATTTTAATGATAACCTGAAAGTACTTGCAATATTTTTCTACTTTTGAAGATCTAAGGTTGTAAACTTAAATAGCCTTTTGTCCAAGATGAATCAAGATTGTAGCTCTATTAATTGACACACACCAAAGATTTCAGCTGCATATATTGAAAATATGTAGATTTTCTTCTCATGTGTacaaaaatgggaaaaaaatgCAATATTTGAGGAAATTAAAGCTAGAGCTTTATGGAGTGCAGATGAACAATCATGGTCCATCTCCCATGCCATGATAGACCagaaaaacaaatcataagtgggaaaaatgggaaaaaaaaaatcctaaagcCTTTGGAACCCACCAGAGATTTGCTTTGAGTCTTTATATGTATTCCCTGGAAGCACTGAGCCGAACCCTCACAGAACTTCTCCTAAGCCACAGCTCATACATAGCCATGTAAAATGCATCATACTCAACTGGTGGAACATTCCATTTGAAATGTTTCCTCACCTTCAGTACATTGCTTTGCAACCATGAGTATTCTTCCAAGCTTATTCCTTGAAGGATTTTTTTCAACACTGGGATATCCATGTAGTGTACAACAACTGAGAAACTCTTCCAGTTGAGAATATCAGCAAATGGGAGATCATAGTGGTTAGCAAGGATCACTGGAACACAACCATAATGCAATGCATCTGTTACTCTAGCTGTGTTAACTTCAAAGCCTTTGACATGGAGGCAGAACTTGCTTCTGAGTTGCTGCTCCCCATCATCAGTTTCAAGTCGTCCAAAATGAGCAAATACTTCAGTATCATTTCTCCAGTGTTTTAAAAGAGCTGCTCGTACCGGGGAGTTAACTTGTCCAGCAAAGAAAGCTAGTTGGTTCCTGCAAGcaatttcattttgtttactTCAGAGATGATTCATCCGAACAAGATTACCGGTGTACATCTTATAGTTAAAAATGGTAAAAAAGTTCACCTTTTCGAtgaaacaagtttttttggATCTTGTTCTTTAGGCCAAATTTGTGGCATAGAAACATCTTTGTGAGGAAAGTACCCTGCTGCAAAATACGTTGAAGAGCAAACAACTTGAATCGAGTTTTCTTTGGCTTCAACTGCTTTGTCCATGGCTATTCTGCCAATGGAATGACAAGCAACATGGAAATGATCGGCCCCTCCAGTTCGATTCCAGTAGGGGTATTTATGACTGATATTGGAGATGTAATCCTTGATGAAATCTTGCAGTCCTTCAGGGCCAATTCTAGGGTCATGACGCATATCAGCAATTGAGAAAGGCATATAGAAAAAATCTGCCTCATTCGGATCCTTTGTTATGAAGTGGCTGTTCACAAGAGCTTTTTTGAAGTAAAGTTCACTGGCATAATGACCCTTGGGATCAAAATCCACTGGCAAGAGCACGTTTGCAAAGGGGTCATCTGGCTTATGAGGGTAAACAAATATCTTAAAGCTCTTATTCATTTCCTTGTAGTCTTCCAGAAAGATATCAGTATCATGATATATCTCTGTGTTACTCATATTGTATCCTGAACAAAAAAACCAACAGGTTATTTCCCATATCGGCTTGTCTTTATGCAATGCTATTGTGGATTGGTTCTAAATTTGCTGATATGAGGTTACATAGATTGCCATGCCTCAAGCCCTATATTACTCATTGTTATGGCTAAAATGAATATCAGCAGTCTGCTATCATATATTTCAAGGGAATTAAATTGAGGACATGCTCTACATATATGCCCATCATGGGAACAGAGTAAGTTATTAGCTTTACAGTTATTCAGCAATTCCAGCAGGTAGAGACTCTACCAATTCATTCCTGAAAATCAAAGTTCAATGCAACCTTGAATTGCAATTATCAATTGCCTCTGTCTCCCTAAATTGCTTCTATCATGTCTCTATGCTTTTGCTTGGACCATCATTTTTAGCATCATTACTAGCCTATGTTGAAATTTAAGGCAAAGAAATGAGCAATCTAAAAGATCAAGTCTAACTCAAACTGCTTTCTATCAAACAATTCTAATCTCaataatcattaaaaaagaatatatatatatatatatatatatatatatataaaacaatattcatAAGCTAAACAAGGTCTAGGAGCACAAAACTCCAAATTTACATACCACTAAAAAGGCCAAACAGATCTCCTAGTCCTATGGACCATTGGTTCTGCTTTGCATAACTGGCAGTTCTTGGTAGATCAAAGAATAAATCTTCAGCAGTGTTGTCGATTGAAAATGGAATTGTCTCCTCATTGTCAGTTGAAAATGAGAACAACTGTTCAAATATAGAAGAATTTGTTGCAGGTTCTAGGTAAGGACTTGCTTGGGGATTGGTAAAAACTCTTGAGGTAGAGTATATGTAGATGAAGATGAGAAGAAAGCTAGTAAAAGCTAAACTTATGGGtaacaagaagaagaatattttgaaaGTGGGGGTATACTGCTGCTTGGAGACATTGTAGATTACAACAGAGGACTTCCCCATTAAGAGTTAGAAGGCAAGTTGCCTAAACAAATGATGATCATCTAAAAAACTGAACAGATAAAGATTGTTAGTATGCCTTATATAGTTTATCTCATTGATTTCAGGGTGTACTGACATATTATTACATCAACTATAAATGGTCATGAACTCagaataatgaaaagaatcaaataaaaaaatgtgcATGATGTACCATTTACAAAACTATATATCAGGCAGGGTTGTTTTCAAGGCATGTTGCAAGTGTAGCTTTATTCACCTCTAACTTGAAGCTTTCAGTCAATAGCAAGTCActgatttgaaattaaattccAACATTTTGAATTCTTTGTCATGATTTTGTCCCTGCAACCATGCAAATAGCAGGTGAAGGAAATGTCAAGATCTTGAATATATGGAAATGAAATACCTGGAATTGAAGGGAGgttccaaagaaatttaagagatcttttctttaaaaattgccaagaaaaggtaaaaaaattcttaCTTAACTCTTtacaatcaaatattataaacAATTACAATATACAAT from Theobroma cacao cultivar B97-61/B2 chromosome 5, Criollo_cocoa_genome_V2, whole genome shotgun sequence carries:
- the LOC18599849 gene encoding probable glycosyltransferase At5g25310 is translated as MGKSSVVIYNVSKQQYTPTFKIFFFLLPISLAFTSFLLIFIYIYSTSRVFTNPQASPYLEPATNSSIFEQLFSFSTDNEETIPFSIDNTAEDLFFDLPRTASYAKQNQWSIGLGDLFGLFSGYNMSNTEIYHDTDIFLEDYKEMNKSFKIFVYPHKPDDPFANVLLPVDFDPKGHYASELYFKKALVNSHFITKDPNEADFFYMPFSIADMRHDPRIGPEGLQDFIKDYISNISHKYPYWNRTGGADHFHVACHSIGRIAMDKAVEAKENSIQVVCSSTYFAAGYFPHKDVSMPQIWPKEQDPKKLVSSKRNQLAFFAGQVNSPVRAALLKHWRNDTEVFAHFGRLETDDGEQQLRSKFCLHVKGFEVNTARVTDALHYGCVPVILANHYDLPFADILNWKSFSVVVHYMDIPVLKKILQGISLEEYSWLQSNVLKVRKHFKWNVPPVEYDAFYMAMYELWLRRSSVRVRLSASREYI